Within the Arachis duranensis cultivar V14167 chromosome 10, aradu.V14167.gnm2.J7QH, whole genome shotgun sequence genome, the region TCACACAGAGGCACTCGTGGGCTTCTTCTATGTTATGGCTTACAAGGCCCAGTTAATcaatttttcacatttttcttttttttttttacagaatatttcagatttagaatttataatttagattaaaaGTTTAGGGTTCAAGgtgttttatattttgtttctttaaattttaatcgtaaattaacttttaagaatagttacatttcttattttttttgaaacacaTGCATTTGTCTTAGAAGACACTGAGAACAGGACAGGACAAGATATTGATGGACAGatatacaaaattttgtgttcttgtattttgtttggtgataaactagaacaaattatgaaaatctaatttattctcttttttttttcattcaaaaaatttgagatgaaaaatataataataaaaagtataattatgaaaaagttaacaaaaataatgaaaaaagaatgaaaaataagttgtgtccctTTTTAGTGTCTCTGTGTCCGTCTTGTCAGGATGGACGGACACACTGTCTCTGTCTATATCTCCTCTGCCAAATATGATGATTTTGTGTCTCAGTGTCCATGTCTCAGTAAACAAATGCAGCCTTAGAAAAATGAATAACTTTTTGAGGTAAAATAATTTACCAATCCTTGATTTAGTTTATGAAATTTTAATAGTTAACCCAAATGATATAATAAGATACTTGAAAATGGTCACTTGTAGTTTGAGAGATGCAGAGTGAGTTCATAAAAATTACTTTACGGTTTTACTCTTATCAAACTTCATATTTAATCTCAAAAATTTTCATGCTGAGAGGATAAGATTAAGTCACCAAACTAAACCCTTCTTAGGAACCAAGGTTTCTATTATAGTGTAAAGTGTTAAACCTTAAAAGCcacttttttttatacataaacATTTTGCAAGGTAGGtaggtattttatttaaagaagtaatttaataaaatcagtAACATACAGACGAAGCatgtaattattatataaaaaattgttgAACAGCTTCTAAAATGAAGTACACAGGCTTAGACCCCTGGGATTGGATACTTAGTAGTAAGAGCTTCAACTCTACCACGCAACTCTGAAACCTTTTCTCCCAAAGGAAACTCAGCAGATGTTACAAACTTCATAAAATCTTGCAGCTTTGTCCCTGACACCAACTTCTTGGCTTCAAGACTTATCTGGACACCCTCATGAATTAAGTCAGCTATCAATGTGAACTCTTTCTCGCCGAGTCCTCTTGTTGTCATTGCCGGCGATCCAATCCGAATGCCTCCGGGAACTAGAGCGCTCTTATCGCCTTTTATAATTAGCCAAATGTCAGTAAAAATTAATGCAGCATAAACATCACAATTAGCAAAAGTATGCGAAAAAAATTATGCTTGTTAAGTGGTAATAGTCTCACCGGGAACTGAATTCTTGTTGAGGGTTATGGAAGCCATATCAAGAATTTTCTCAACTCGTGCGCCATCGATACCCTGAAGAAATTGATGCCAGTTAATATGATATGATCATGTCATGTCCTTTACATTGAAAAGCATGGTTAGGAATTTTCATTGCAGTTTACTTATGAAAAATTTCATAGACTACATTATATTTGTTCTGACAATAGAAACAAAGGCATGAGTAAGAGTCTTACAGATGGTCTCAGATCAACAAGAACCAGGTGATTATCACTACCACCAGAGACCAGTTTATATCCGTGCTCAATTAACCGGTTTGCAAGAGCTCTACAGTTAGAGACCACCTGCACAATGGTGCATACATGTGCAATCATTAGGAAGCGCCTTGCATCGATTCTAATTAATGATGAAAAGTATTGTACCTGGTTTTGGTAATTTTTAAATTCCTGAGATTGAGCATGCTTCAAGCAAACTGCTAGTCCTCCAATTGTGTGGTTATGAGGACCACCCTGAATAATTGACTTACACTATTAGGATCACAAACTACAAAGGGAAAGAAGTTGATGTATCTGACAGCAGAGGTTCAAAGCATACTTGCATCTTATCAATCAGAATGCTTAAGAGAACTAGCAAGATGGCAACTCTAATTTACCTGAAGACCGGGAAAAACAGCATTGTTTATGGCAGACTCCAGATCAACTCCATGCACAGGATCTTTCTTGAAGAATATCATACCACCTCTTGGACCTCTCAAGGACTGGATTAAATATATAATGGATAAAGTCATTTGCGACTGTGTCTTAATACAACACACAAGTTATATATAACATGGATTACGGATTCAAGTAAGCATAATAGAATAATACACTTTCACAAAACTAATTCATTCAAAACCCATAACGTAGAAAGCACGAAGTAAAAAAATCTCAAGGCAAACCTTGTGGGTTGTGGTGGTCACAATATCACAAAACTCGAAGGGACTAGCAAGCACAGATGCAGCAACAAGCCCACTTATGtgagccatatccatcataagAAAAGCACCTACTTCATCTGCAATCTTCACAAGTATATAAGCCATCATTAGTTCTTTGCAAACATAATCACATAAGATTTTCAAGGGTATGAATCAATGATATACTCCAGAAAACAATTAAGTAGAGAACATACTTTTCTGAAGCGAGGATAGTCAATGTCTCGAGGATAAGCACTGGCACCAGCAATTATGAGTTTTGGCCGGAAGAGGTTTGcagttttctccaacatatcataATCAATAAGACCTGACAGAACCCAAAACAGGCTAAAAATTTAAGTTATCAaacaaattagaaaataaatctGCAATAATTTAATGACAAGAAAAAAAGGAACCTGTTGATTCATCAAGTCGATAAGGCATAGATTCAAAATAAATGGATGTTCCTGATACACGTCTCTTGGGTGTCATAAATCCATGTGATAAATGCCCCCCATGAGGCAAGTCCAAACCCTGGTAAATTACCATTGTGCATTAGGACAATTACATAACGTGAACACCGTTCTGGCATAGTTAAATTGAATGGAGAATAGTTTACCATAATTCTATCATGTGGTTTAAGAATTGCAGTATATACTGCAAAATTAGCAGGGGAACCAGACAACGGTTGAACATTTACACCCCATTTCTCTCTATCTACATGAAATGCTGTCAGAGCCCTTTCTTGACATAGGATTTCAAGCTCATCAATGTACTCGTTACCACCGTAATACCTTACATGTATAACAAGATTCCAGTCAATGAAATTActtaaacagaaaaagaagacagCATTCGGTAAAATTCTTATATTCTAACGAAACAAAATGGATAGAAGAATTTACCTTTTACCCGGTAGTCCTTCGGAGTACTTGTTAGTGAGACATGAACCAACTGCTTCCATCACTGCTCTAGAAGTAAAATTCTCCGAGGCAATAAGCTCTAAACTTTTAAATTGTCGGTCCTTTTCCTTATCAATAATTGCACGAACCTCATGATCGGCTTCACCCAAGCCATAGTCCACAAACTTGCTTCCATCACCTGATACAATACAAAACTGAAAACCTCAAGCCTATTGTCTGGGATGATTTACACTTGTTCTACACGCATCTATCTAAAACTTTCAATAGTATTTATCATCCTCTAGTttacaaaggggtaaaataaataaatagataaatacaaGTCACTTGCACATACCACCAATTTTTCAGTCAGATGGTAAAACTATAATTACCTCCAATTTCAGGTACAGAGACGGACAAAGATGATGGAGTCCCAGTAAGTACAGTTCCTTCAACATGAGATGCTTTGCATGGCTTCAAACTATAGAACTTCGTCTGAGCTAAACATCCATTATTGCCGAGCCCTTTATTAGGGAAAGTCATCCCCTTTGTCCAAACAGGCTGTTGTTGCAAAGAACCCATCATTGCAACTCCAGTAGTGGCTTGCATCCTTGTAATCTAAAGCTCTAATACATGGTTCATAAATAAGTTAGCTCTCTTGCAGGGGAAAAGATggttttgaacaaaaaaaagaaatacattTAAGCTGAGAAATAAATGATGGAGTACAAATCAAACTGATATAATTTCCCCCTATAAATACAGATTTGATTAGACTTTTCGATAGGGGAATCTCAGATTATTCTTAAACAAACACATCATGAGCTGCAAAACAGGCTTTTTGTTAGTATTACCAGATTCTATGAACTACTTTATAGTTTATACTTGGGCCACACAGTTCAAAATtgaaaaacccttaaaaatcaaagaatgggcaagctttctttttgtcGCCGGGACATCATAAAGCTTGAAGCTTTACTCTGACTTTTTCAACAGCAATCATTTGTACAGGCAAATTTCATCACATATCCATTAAGAAAAGCACGAATATACTGGAAAAACAATGAAAACCATGATACACTCATGACTCATACCCAACAAAGGGTACATAACATACCAcagaaataaaggaaaaaggGAATTTTGAAATAGCCCATCAAAAGTATAACACgaaataaacagaaaatgatGAAAATAAGGTGGGTtgagcttacctgagaagcagAGGAACAGAGAGAAGAGTAAGTGTGCTATGTGGAGTATGAGGGACGAAGGGAAAGACAGACAAAAGTAACGGCGCGAAACGAAGCAGTGTGGTTCGGTCTACTACCAAGAGCacataataacataataaataaataaatataagaattaagaaattattttattcatttttcacATAAATGAGGATAAGGATCAATGTTGcagtttttttttcataaataaatcaaaaataaaatattatttccaaaaacaaaaaacaacaaCTTTATTCGATTAGGATCCTTATATTTAGTTCAAATCATAATActctttaaattctaaattacttaattttgCACTTGATTTGGGTCTAAAATCGGGTTGGATCCATCCCATTTTtccattcaaaaaaaaaagaagtgaatTTTGGGTAACAAAGTTGTTAGATCGTTTTTGGaaataaaatttcttattttccaaaaaaatgCTTCGATTAAGTAGAATATTTTCTGTACATAACTTCTTTTTGGTAGATGCTGCCAATGACTTTTGAATCACATTTAGAGTTACTATTTGGTCAttaccacaaaaaaaaaaaattgacatttgtcccttttttttaatttatataattatttctgTGATTCGCAGTCattgttaatataaaataaaatatatagaaatagTTACTTttgttaatataaatttattttagatggAAGGCACTcataaaaattcttatttttcacTTTGATCTTAATGAGAAAGACATAATGACCGGAAATAATTATAGTGAAAGCAGTAGGACTGCGATTCAAAATAAGCAAGGAAAATCGGGATTCTATTTCTCATGcttgtatatttttattgtgcAAGACAAatgtaaataaattattatttcaaatttatcaGTCATTATTTTGGTGCCTAACTATTGTTAACCAAAAAGGCACAatgataatatattttaactttttcGTTTACAATTTTATCCacacatttttttctttatttttttcataatcaaGATATCTCGCAATTCTTCTTCCCTCGACACTGGTTAGTGTCACACGACTTTCCTAGTTTCCTAAGCTAGAACGAATTAGATtcgcttcttcttttttaaaaaaaaaaaaaaaaaaaacattgcgTCTCAACCATTAGCAATCTGCATCAATTacataaaattgaaattcatattCCAACCTTTTTCCTTAGCTTTTTGCCGAAAGGCCATATTCTTCATGATGTGTAGGATTTGTACTATCCTACATTCCATCATCCAGATCAACAAGTCTGTGTCACAGAATCTCATGAAATGTATATATCAAAGTTATTTCTTCAACTTAGATTGTAATTATCCAACTGTACTCTTTTGTCCCAAGAAAGGAGAAAATATGATGGGGGTAAGCTAGTTGATTTCAGATGGTTATCCTGTGAGTAAATAACACCATAGCCAATTAGCCGTGCTTATTCGACATGCGAAAAACCACCACCAGTTTCAGCACGCGTCCTACAAAAGAAATTGGAAAGTGAAGGCTCAGGAGCCCAAGCTTTTAAACAAAGCTATACATTGGAACTAGGAAGCAATACAAAAAAATGGATTGGTAGTAAAATGATGTTAAGAGTTCAATACTTACTTGTGATCAGAAGGATTTGGCATAACCTCATAAACAATAGTTGCAACCACATCCCTTTTTAACTGTACAATAAGAAAGTAATTATTCAGGGTAATGAATGCAAACAATTCGGCTAATAGCCCTGAATTTAGTAATTAAAGTACCTGAGTGGCTTCGCCTTTAAGGCCAATATAGTGGATTTTGCTTGTATCGGCTCCAAAATTGTCAGGAAAGTGCAGCGTAATATTTCCCACactttgaaattttgaatatcTAATGAAAAGGATTGATATATTAAAATACCAAGAAAGCAAGGACACATGCTGACAAGCTAATGTAACGGAGGTACTAAAGTGACAAGTGCAACATGATTACCTTGTCTGGTATTCCAATACTCCTTGCATATTCTCAGCCAAATCCCATTCCTTCACAAAATAAAACAGTTAGTTTCATATATGTTGTGGAGTTGGGTCAATCAATGaattccttgaaatccttttaaAGAACCTATTACCTGAATGGCTTGCATGCTTTGTGCATCTGAAAAGTCAATTCCATCTCGATTGATAAACCTAATTGAATTCAAAGTTTTCAGTCGCTTAATCAGGTACTTTACGAAGGCCAGGTATTACATAGAGATGACACTAAGTCTATTGAATCAGGTCCAAAACTAGACTGCATTACACCTATGTAAAAGCAAGTAATAAGGAACATGTCAAAATGCATATAGCCATCTATCTACATTTTCGTCTTTCATTTTACAACCTTTCCTCCACAAGCTAGATGTCGGCGTCAGTACACCTAGTCATTTATAACAGTAAAACTAAAGGATCTTACAAGTATTTTCTAACATATTTGAATTGTTTTCTTAACATCCAACAGAGAATATAAGCAAGCAATCATACAAATAGCAACAGATGACAGCTTTAAGCAGGCAAACGACTCATGACAATCAAAGTCGGTTGTTGTAAAACTAAAGTTGTGGTGGCTAATACTTATATATgaacttaaaatattattttcaggAATTACTACCAAATTCCACTTGCAAAGGGAAGGCATGGAAAAGCTGCTCCAAAACCAAACAACTTACGCTCTCATTTTAGCAGGGCTTGTCCCATCAGCTCCGCCTACTATGGATATGCTTTTGATTTTGACATCTGAAGTAAATCTATTTCACAAAGCATCCAAAAAGAAAAGGTTCCATAAGAACTGATAggatagaaaagaaaagtaagTGCCATTAATGCTTTTAGCAGAAAGTTGAACACGGAAACATGCAGAATTTCATGGCTGGAATGCAATGGAAAGCCATTAGGATGAAAGGAAGTCTCTccccaaaaaattaaataaataatcttGGCCTTTGGCCTTCTAGCAGTCATAAACTGCCAAACAGtacatttatcaaaataataaaatagaaatgaaaATCTATATGCAACAAACTTCATGAATCTgcagtatatatataataacagtaaaataaaaaatatagtcaaTATAGCATATTAAAACATGAGAACTGTCAGTTCAGCATTCACAAAACACAAAAGGCTTCACTGTTTAGACAATAGAAACTTACGGAATGAAAACAAGTAACTCAGGATCACCCTCATTGCTTTCCAAGTGTTCCTGTTGAAAACAAGAGGGCCAAAAGGGATATATCATTATAAGTTAAAAGACCAGAATACAGAAACAGTGAACCTCGAAACTCTCGTATCTAGcaatagaaataaaagtaaCATGACAAAATGGAAGCAAGAAGTTCATTTCATtcaatgagaaaataaaaaaggagcTAAAGTGGATTGTTGAATGTATTACCCCAGAAGAATTCAGACGCTCCTCCCAAGCTTTAAAAACTGACTTAACACTTCCTGGTCTTGCCTCATTCAAAGCAGATACCTGAAAAatgattttatgtttttaacaGAATCACTGGAAGAATCAGAGGAATTTTTTACGACTTCCTATTAATAATTGCTTTGAAAGACACAGAAACCATGAAACCATATAAGCACACATAAACACACCTAAGCATGATCAAAATGAACAGCAAAACCCAGCTacgcattttgtcaaacactaaCTGTGCATTACACTTTCAATGTGATTCACTAAGTTATAGTGCATACATATACTCCAAATCCAAACCATGGGTTCAGTAAACTAAAATCCAATATCATCAACAAACTAGATTACCCCAACTGACCCAATTTGATTAAGAATAGGTTGCTGGGAGAAATGGGGggtttgtagagagagaaaggaCAAACCTTGGAGAGGTCGATGTGCTTGTATAGAGACCAATCGGTGGAACAATCGTGGTCTTCGCAACTGTGATCATGTAAGCACGCCATCGTTGTTCTTCCTATTCGAGTTCAAATAAGAAATGAACGCAGCAAATTttgattcttttcttttcgaTTTGAGTTTAGTTCAGCTAAATTCGCGTACCCATGCGACACAAAGAGCCATATCAACCTAAACGACGCCGTattgtttctttcttcctttttccctCTTAAGTCCTAACAACAAATGAAAACCAAATC harbors:
- the LOC107468159 gene encoding serine hydroxymethyltransferase 3, chloroplastic isoform X2, coding for MQATTGVAMMGSLQQQPVWTKGMTFPNKGLGNNGCLAQTKFYSLKPCKASHVEGTVLTGTPSSLSVSVPEIGGDGSKFVDYGLGEADHEVRAIIDKEKDRQFKSLELIASENFTSRAVMEAVGSCLTNKYSEGLPGKRYYGGNEYIDELEILCQERALTAFHVDREKWGVNVQPLSGSPANFAVYTAILKPHDRIMGLDLPHGGHLSHGFMTPKRRVSGTSIYFESMPYRLDESTGLIDYDMLEKTANLFRPKLIIAGASAYPRDIDYPRFRKIADEVGAFLMMDMAHISGLVAASVLASPFEFCDIVTTTTHKSLRGPRGGMIFFKKDPVHGVDLESAINNAVFPGLQGGPHNHTIGGLAVCLKHAQSQEFKNYQNQVVSNCRALANRLIEHGYKLVSGGSDNHLVLVDLRPSGIDGARVEKILDMASITLNKNSVPGDKSALVPGGIRIGSPAMTTRGLGEKEFTLIADLIHEGVQISLEAKKLVSGTKLQDFMKFVTSAEFPLGEKVSELRGRVEALTTKYPIPGV
- the LOC107468159 gene encoding serine hydroxymethyltransferase 3, chloroplastic isoform X1 → MQATTGVAMMGSLQQQPVWTKGMTFPNKGLGNNGCLAQTKFYSLKPCKASHVEGTVLTGTPSSLSVSVPEIGGDGSKFVDYGLGEADHEVRAIIDKEKDRQFKSLELIASENFTSRAVMEAVGSCLTNKYSEGLPGKRYYGGNEYIDELEILCQERALTAFHVDREKWGVNVQPLSGSPANFAVYTAILKPHDRIMGLDLPHGGHLSHGFMTPKRRVSGTSIYFESMPYRLDESTGLIDYDMLEKTANLFRPKLIIAGASAYPRDIDYPRFRKIADEVGAFLMMDMAHISGLVAASVLASPFEFCDIVTTTTHKSLRGPRGGMIFFKKDPVHGVDLESAINNAVFPGLQGGPHNHTIGGLAVCLKHAQSQEFKNYQNQVQYFSSLIRIDARRFLMIAHVCTIVQVVSNCRALANRLIEHGYKLVSGGSDNHLVLVDLRPSGIDGARVEKILDMASITLNKNSVPGDKSALVPGGIRIGSPAMTTRGLGEKEFTLIADLIHEGVQISLEAKKLVSGTKLQDFMKFVTSAEFPLGEKVSELRGRVEALTTKYPIPGV
- the LOC107468189 gene encoding uncharacterized protein LOC107468189, encoding MACLHDHSCEDHDCSTDWSLYKHIDLSKVSALNEARPGSVKSVFKAWEERLNSSGEHLESNEGDPELLVFIPFTSDVKIKSISIVGGADGTSPAKMRAFINRDGIDFSDAQSMQAIQEWDLAENMQGVLEYQTRYSKFQSVGNITLHFPDNFGADTSKIHYIGLKGEATQLKRDVVATIVYEVMPNPSDHKTRAETGGGFSHVE